The Toxorhynchites rutilus septentrionalis strain SRP chromosome 3, ASM2978413v1, whole genome shotgun sequence genome includes a region encoding these proteins:
- the LOC129778257 gene encoding serine protease filzig, which translates to MVTNVKWRLPRAALVLALLAMVDAANGLSSTSERESRRLFGGYRITPKFCNATRSLMKRDGERRGPTICMFNHECFQRQGEVVGACMDGFLFGTCCELPLTNDIATVTDAIFDQYNYTDGGESTSQSPLSSAIASQYEKFGSQSQATGENDYNPVITYEPVKVDDTPNKTVSSIVVNIPSKPAAGKPVFNKLDNNYITNDDLDEDIVSSNLNSHKLSISDSAVSVFSPSTSNVKTETVEVATTHPDPPPVPSSNNFVEVDSNNNVYSTEIPSSLNAFNEHLPDTKQPGTETSTDITASGVQMIANQIYNENQLFDHSDITHPEAETDLINENGAVDQSYANPSDFDTEENATEKQSTEQPVKINFPKPLFKLKPKPTQTPESTNYVLVHTISSDPKDEENQTAKPTVSVNNIHSIESIILMLNETNLGPQYDTDSDTRTENVTITMTTMDTTSPATYATSSIDYDRYGPTSFYITKPQKTNPPAPASITTKIPSTNYGYQTNPKPTRRPILEPVVVQATLLTNAYGTTAVTQKDPIISVSTVRPATNKPTPTTEGPSKRPVLIISEADHTVPSGYYTTSSGSSPSPIMVSSIQPTKKVTTKRPVSTTMKLPEYIVQSSTLSHQAPSTIANINYIHVATASQNPSPTVHITPKPVPGLVTSSTWNNNKQTTPSSSNQRPGFYENTPPPVYVSSLADFEDEGYFGHTKRPVGKPTVSSTVMYPTKENNNNMIINYVSSTYAPYGSTPSYPTKTRIPPSSQPGQMYIAHPLEASTMKNELYTTPDDVNNFPPVRNPNLNLTDSTMMTNITKIENDNFAGITDEDKMNMLVNKIVQSFNGNFEELEAILKQRKNLTMTPTPSTTTTTTKVPGSTSKPVTKKKKKRPSGSKKPSNGTTSTSASGIKKPASVKPTAIVQEEPVYPTITSSTTVKPKSSKKPSKIKRPSNSTKPASSKPTTTTSLSNSAKPGKPSSTKPKPSSSSTRPKPPVSNGTKPAADEKPITNSKPLPTTKKPVRTSTSKKPSATKKPTIRPALLDETEPITVITTRKPTKATKRTTKRPTTTTTTTTTTAAAPEDEIIEEEENAVEEEEEEEDVGEETSGNTVDEDTQGTRRILCGQRPLMKSGRVVGGKAATFGEWPWQVLVREATWLGLFTKNKCGGVLISNSHVITAAHCQPGFLASLVAVFGEFDISSDLEAKRSVTKNVKRVIVHRQYDAATFENDLAILELESPIHYDVHIVPICMPSDEADFTGRMATVTGWGRLTYGGGVPSVLQEVQVPVIENSVCQEMFHMAGHNKKILPSFVCAGYANGKRDSCEGDSGGPLVLQRPDGRYELVGTVSHGIRCAAPYLPGVYMRTTFYKPWLRSVTGVK; encoded by the exons AGAGTCGGCGGCTGTTCGGGGGCTACAGGATAACGCCAAAGTTTTGCAACGCCACACGGTCTCTGATGAAGCGGGATGGCGAGCGACGAGGGCCCACTATCTGTATGTTCAACCACGAGTGTTTCCAGCGGCAGGGTGAAGTGGTGGGAGCCTGCATGGATGGGTTTCTTTTCGGGACATGCTGCGAGCTACCGCTGACGAATGACATCGCCACGGTGACGGATGCGATCTTTGATCAGTACAATTACACCGACGGTGGGGAGAGCACCTCGCAGTCTCCGCTGAGTTCCGCAATTGCCAGTCAGTATGAGAAGTTCGGAAGCCAATCGCAGGCAACCGGGGAGAATGATTATAATCCGGTTATCACGTATGAACCTGTGAAAGTGGACGATACTCCGAATAAAACCGTGTCCAGCATTGTAGTGAATATCCCGAGTAAACCTGCGGCTGGCAAGCCGGTGTTCAACAAACTGGACAACAACTATATCACAAATGACGACCTGGACGAAGATATTGTGTCAAGTAATCTCAACTCACACAAACTCTCGATTTCCGACAGTGCCGTTTCGGTGTTTTCTCCCTCGACTTCCAATGTCAAAACGGAAACAGTAGAGGTAGCAACTACACATCCCGATCCTCCACCGGTTCCAAGCAGCAATAATTTCGTTGAAGTTGACAGTAACAATAATGTGTACAGTACAGAGATTCCCTCTTCACTTAACGCGTTCAATGAACACCTTCCGGACACCAAACAACCTGGAACTGAAACCAGTACTGATATCACCGCCAGTGGGGTCCAAATGATTGCCAATCAGATATataatgaaaatcaattattcgaTCATAGTGACATCACGCATCCCGAGGCTGAAACAGATCTGATCAATGAGAACGGTGCGGTAGACCAAAGCTACGCGAATCCTAGTGATTTTGACACCGAGGAAAACGCCACCGAAAAGCAATCCACGGAGCAGCCGGTCAAAATTAATTTCCCAAAGCCATTGTTTAAACTTAAGCCTAAGCCCACACAGACACCAGAATCAACCAACTACGTACTCGTACACACCATCTCTAGTGATCCTAAAGACGAAGAGAATCAAACCGCCAAACCAACTGTTTCCGTTAACAATATCCACTCAATCGAATCGATAATTCTAATGCTGAACGAGACGAATCTTGGCCCACAGTACGACACCGATAGTGACACTAGAACCGAGAACGTAACCATAACCATGACCACAATGGATACCACTTCACCAGCAACTTATGCGACGTCTTCGATTGATTACGATAGATACGGACCAACCAGCTTCTACATTACAAAACCACAGAAAACCAATCCTCCAGCTCCAGCTTCGATCACTACGAAGATTCCCTCTACCAATTACGGATATCAGACCAACCCCAAACCAACCAGACGCCCTATTCTGGAACCAGTTGTGGTTCAAGCTACTCTTTTGACCAACGCCTACGGCACAACTGCCGTAACTCAAAAAGATCCAATTATTTCCGTATCTACCGTTCGGCCAGCCACGAATAAACCAACACCTACTACAGAAGGTCCCTCGAAACGACCAGTACTGATCATTAGTGAAGCAGACCATACTGTACCATCTGGATACTACACGACTTCGTCCGGCTCATCTCCATCGCCTATTATGGTGTCTAGCATCCAACCAACTAAGAAAGTAACAACAAAACGTCCGGTTTCAACTACGATGAAGCTTCCCGAGTACATTGTGCAGTCATCAACACTATCCCACCAAGCACCCTCCACAATTGCCAACATAAACTACATTCACGTCGCCACTGCTTCCCAAAACCCGTCCCCAACGGTTCATATCACACCCAAGCCCGTGCCAGGGCTTGTAACCTCCAGTACATGGAACAACAACAAACAGACAACACCCTCCAGTAGCAATCAACGACCCGGATTTTATGAGAACACTCCACCACCAGTGTATGTATCATCTCTGGCAGATTTTGAAGATGAGGGCTATTTTGGTCACACAAAACGACCAGTTGGGAAGCCAACCGTGTCATCCACCGTCATGTATCCCACAAAGGAAAATAACAACAATATGATCATTAACTACGTCTCTTCGACCTATGCTCCGTACGGTTCCACGCCATCCTATCCGACTAAAACCAGAATCCCTCCAAGCTCCCAACCAGGACAGATGTACATCGCACATCCCCTCGAAGCTTCAACGATGAAAAACGAACTGTACACAACGCCGGATGATGTCAACAACTTCCCCCCAGTTCGAAACCCCAATCTGAACCTCACGGACTCGACCATGATGACGAACATCACCAAAATCGAAAACGATAACTTCGCTGGCATCACCGATGAAGACAAGATGAATATGCTGGTCAACAAGATCGTACAAAGCTTCAACGGTAACTTCGAGGAACTGGAGGCGATCCTCAAGCAGCGAAAGAATCTGACAATGACTCCCACACCTAGCACTACCACCACCACGACCAAGGTACCCGGGTCAACAAGCAAACCAGTcacgaagaagaagaaaaaacgaccaagtggcAGCAAGAAGCCTTCGAACGGTACAACTTCAACATCGGCGAGTGGGATAAAAAAGCCAGCTTCGGTCAAACCGACAGCCATCGTACAGGAAGAGCCCGTCTATCCAACCATCACCAGCTCAACAACCGTGAAGCCAAAATCTTCCAAGAAACCCAGTAAGATCAAGCGACCCAGTAACTCAACGAAACCTGCCTCGTCGAAGCCAACCACAACCACCTCGCTATCAAACTCAGCGAAACCTGGCAAACCATCCAGCACCAAGCCCAAACCATCCTCTTCGTCGACTCGGCCCAAACCGCCGGTCTCGAACGGCACCAAGCCGGCCGCCGATGAGAAACCAATCACCAACTCGAAACCCCTGCCCACCACCAAGAAACCGGTCCGGACGTCCACCTCGAAGAAACCCTCGGCCACGAAGAAACCCACCATCCGGCCGGCGCTGCTCGACGAAACCGAACCGATCACGGTGATCACGACCCGCAAACCGACCAAG GCGACAAAGCGTACCACGAAGCgaccgacgacgacgacgaccacAACCACCACCACCGCAGCTGCCCCGGAGGACGAGATCATTGAGGAGGAAGAGAACGCCGTGgaggaggaagaggaagaggaggaCGTCGGCGAGGAGACCAGCGGCAACACGGTCGACGAGGACACGCAAGGGACGCGCAGAATAC TATGCGGTCAGCGGCCATTGATGAAGAGTGGACGTGTTGTGGGCGGCAAAGCCGCCACATTTGGCGAGTGGCCATGGCAGGTACTGGTGCGGGAGGCAACTTGGCTCGGACTATTTACCAAAAATAAGTGCGGCGGAGTGTTGATTTCGAATTCTCACGTTATCACAGCTGCCCACTGTCAGCCCGG ATTCCTAGCCTCACTGGTTGCAGTATTCGGTGAGTTCGATATCTCGAGTGACCTGGAAGCGAAGCGGTCGGTAACGAAGAACGTCAAACGGGTTATCGTGCACCGGCAGTACGATGCGGCCACGTTCGAGAACGATCTGGCGATATTGGAGCTGGAAAGTCCCATCCACTACGATGTGCATATAG TGCCAATTTGCATGCCATCCGACGAAGCTGACTTCACCGGTCGGATGGCAACCGTTACCGGATGGGGACGGTTAACGTACGGAGGCGGAGTGCCCTCCGTGCTGCAGGAGGTACAG GTCCCAGTGATAGAGAACAGCGTCTGCCAAGAAATGTTCCACATGGCCGGCCATAACAAAAAGATCCTACCGTCGTTCGTTTGTGCTGGCTACGCGAACGGCAAACGAGATTCCTGCGAG GGAGACAGCGGCGGCCCACTGGTGCTCCAGCGTCCGGACGGCCGCTACGAGCTGGTCGGCACGGTGTCCCATGGAATTCGATGTGCTGCCCCCTACCTGCCCGGCGTTTACATGCGAACGACTTTCTACAAGCCCTGGCTGCGAAGCGTCACCGGCGTCAAATGA